Below is a window of Rhodamnia argentea isolate NSW1041297 chromosome 11, ASM2092103v1, whole genome shotgun sequence DNA.
CAATCAGTGAGGCCCTTGTAGACAAAAGCTGGAACCAGTTTCAATCCCTACATCCTTTCACTCTCTTTCGTTTTTGGCAAGCAACCAGTCCCTCCTTGATGGGAATGgcttcaacttcttctgcacaTTCTGCTTCCACTGTCAAATTACTGGTTACCTCCAAGAGTATATATACATAAAATTTGTCGATccctaaaaaaaatcactcaatttgGACTAGATATGACTTCGGACCTATTATAATGCGTTCCAACAGTTTCTCCTATGCTTTCTTAGGAGAAGGCTTTTGGTGCAAactcaaccttttcttttcaatcatGGTGGGGGCTTCGTCTTAGCCTCTCAGACTTCTGCCTTGTTTACAAGTAGGATGGTTTCCATGGAGTCTCACTATGGATGCCTGATATCGagtgttctttctttttaaaagcaTGAGTTTCCTTACTCTAACAAGTAAGCAGGTAAACTACCTTGTGATTTCCATGATTCTTTCTTTGCCGAAATTAGGTATCTATTAACCCTTGCTCATGCATTCACGTAGTCGTAATCATGCCTTAGTAAATTGGATTCTCCATGATTTAGCATTTGACCAACTCCCACTACCTGGTTTTTGCCAACCTTTGCTGGGAGGATTCTCTTGAGTCCTCTCTTCCATAACTTCAGAGCAGCGGCTAGTAAATGAGGAAGGGCCCTTGCTCCTAGCAGTCTGGACAGCAGTGACTCCCTTCCTCTCTGCAGACCAGACCGACTTATCATCACCACCTCAAACAGATGACAGAATCCTTTGTATAGCCTCCAGTAGCCGGCTCATCTCGCCGAGATCCCAGGATTTCGGATCTTTATCGATCGAACtggccacttcaagctcttacaTCAAGACCTTCGGTTTCTTCGGAGTGAAGATTATAGTCATTAGTCCCAAGATCTCCCAGCTAGCCCCTCTTCCTGCTCCCATAAAATCACCATTTGGGATGCACGGGCCTTTTAGCACTTGAACCCCGGAGAGCCTTGTGATTCATGAGCACTCGCCAAGCTTTGTTTGGTCAACAAAGCTTAGGGTAGGGAAGATACAAATCTCAGATTTGGACTTAAGTCAAAGAATGCCAACTTTTCCAATGTATTATTCTACCTTCCTCACCGATCTGACCCCGCCAGAATCTGGCCGTCACCCCATGTACTTGATCGCACCATCTCTTAGGATATTCAAACTCAAAGTAtacaaatatgaaattttgaatcttgttggttttttgttttttggttgttAATCCAATCTCAAGTCGGACACCAGATCTACAAGGCCCCagatgtttttttcttttttatgcacCTTGTTTTCCAACTTGAATAAAGGCATTTATGTTTGTTTATCGACAAGTCTTTTAGAACAATTAAGATAGTTTTCAGAGTAGGCTCTTCATAGTTAACAATAATGAGCCTCACCGattaagtttagaagtccattTGGTAAGCTGGGAAATTGTTCTTTCATTCCTCAAACTATTATACGGacgccaatttagtcttaaagttttcaattttgccatttttgTTCTAAATCTTGGCGTGAGATTTCGATGGAATCCTTCCGGGCAATTGtgccgaaaatcgttgatgtagtgttatgtcacgtaggacggctGGCGAGGATTAGAGTGCCGCCTCATCGATTTTTGGCGAAAATTGATCTGAAGGACTATATAAGAATTTTGCGCAAAGGTTTacgattaaattggcaaaattaaaagtttaggacaacATGTTTATGATTCACTGgataaattttggaaatttttttcaaagatttctaaatctattatacaaTGGTCAATTCAcccctaaacctttttaattccgccaatttaattctaaactttttgacgatttgccgatttagtccaaaaatatttttacgatTTCCCAATATAATCATTCTGGCTAATTTTCACTTAACATTGTTGATGTGGAGGTCCAATTAGTGTcgattgtcctatgtggtaAGATGGGCGCCAACGTGGATGATTTTCctaagttttcaaaaattcgtagaattttttcctttcctttctctttttttatcttatttccCTTTGCCGGCCATCGCCACATTAGATTTTTAAGTCAAACGGCTCCGCCGGGGGCATAGGAGGCGAGGAGGGCGGCGGGCAAGCGCCTGTAGACCTAGGCGGCGACGCAAGTGATCGGAGGCCACGGTGGTAGCAGTGGGGGTTGTGGGGACTGAGCCAGTGATTTGGGTTTGTGTTTTGTTGGTTAGGATTCGGCCGTGAGCCGGTTTTGAGATATCTTTTTGTGTGCATTCTATTTAATTGAGAAGTTACGTGGGATGTGTTCAAACGCGGCCACGGAATCAGTCCGAACTCTTTGCGTATCTTTCTGGTTAGTACTCGTGGCTTTCCTTGGCCTAAACATGCCAGCACCCAATCGTACATCCCACGATCTGACTCTTTTCCTCGTCTTCTTTTCGTTTATTCGTCGCGTGTCCTCATCTAGTTTCCATGTTTCTAGTTTCCACATTACCAAATCAGTCTTGAACATGTTTTTAATAGTGCGAATTCAGTTATAACCTTTCGgttatattaatttagtcctaaacattttgatgatttaccaaATTAGCTATAAACCTTTAgacgatttgttaatttagttatttcgcctaattttagttgaaaatcgctaacaaGATGGTCTAGTTAGGGCTATCTATTCTACGTGTCACGGTTGACCCCTCCGTCGAACATCGTCGATTGCCAGCAAGGGCCTCGATGCCCTTGCCAAGCTTAAGGCCACCCGGTCCCTCTCACCATATCTTGTGAGGGCAGCCCACGTCGGGTCTAGCAAGGGTGTCGACGCCCCTGCCGAtgagggcaaaaagaaaaaagaaaagaacaaagataaaataagaaaaatgaaaattgcctATGTGAACGTCGGCCGTGTCATGTTGGACGGTAGGTATTGACTAAACCGTCACATCAATGACTTCCGGCCAAAATCAGCTGGAATGACTAATTCGACAAATCTGCAAAAAGTTTGAGATtatattggcacaattataaggTTCAAGATTGTATTGACAagtcgtcaaaaagtttagaactaaattgaccaaaattgaaagatttattattgaattatcacaaatgcaataagtttatattttttttttgataatttgtcccGTATAAATATCTGTTGCGGCAGATTAATGAACGTTGACACGTGGACTATTTTCTTCCAATTGCTTGATCAAAATCCCATCACAAGAGATGATCGATGAGATTAGAACAGAAGACGACAGACGCACCTCAATCCAAACGAAAGGTTTTCAGGTTGTACGATGTAGATTTGCGCCCGTCGCAAGATCGCTACTTAGATTTTAGCGAGCCGCATGGGTGGCTCCAGTAACATGATTCGAAAGCATGGAGCGAATGCATTCATTACAATACATTTTTAGAAGCCGACGTGgaaaattcttttaatttttttattatgttttgaatttttttttcaatgttctcattttgttttatttttatttcctagtGAGGGGCAACCTCGCTGGCTACTGCCGTGGCTTGGCGACcagcaatggaagaagaagaagaaaaaaagaagaaggaaaataaaatatacaaaatataaaatatgaaaaatccagaaattaatgtaaaaaaaacaaaaattacccACGTCAATGCTGGTAGTGTCGCATAGTACGGTTGGCGTCCATACCAGCAATTTGTTGCCAAAATTGGTAAGGTTTGACTACATAGTCAAATTTTGAAAGGGCTTAAGATTAAATTTATTCTATTTAAAAggtttattattaaatttgcataaatgcaataggtttacgatATTTTTTGGTAATCTTGTCCTTGATCAATAGGCGACCTATCGAGCGGAGATCGGAATATGGTACCTCGAAAGACTTTGCCGTCTACGTTTTTCGGGCTTGCGCGGGCCGTTCGTTCCATGATCAGCTTAGCATTTTGGAAAACGAGGACACATGTACTGTACATACATTAATCCGAGGTTTTATGTCGGTCGTCGAATCGACTGGCAAAGTTCCGAGTGGAAAGGTTGGGCTTTCAGAACTGGCTCTCAGCTCAAATCAGCCATGGATTTGACCAAAGAAAGCCATCGACTCGTACTCGGATCCAACGGCAAGCGGGGCCGTGTACAGTGTACACAATCGTAATCATGCATTCACTGTTTTACGCAAAGTTGGTCCAAACGTTATTGCCCGTGCCAAAACATGGTATAGAAATTCGTAGCCGACGGGGCGAATAAGCCAATTAGAGCCGCGACATTAGATCGATCCACCTAAAATCGAAACTCATGTCACGGGCATCAGATAGACCCATGTGCACGCGGTATATGCCTTTAAGCCGCGAAAATGACGTCCCAAGATCACCGTAGTTAGAATCTAGAGACTCAATAATGGAGTAAAAAAGATTCGTGCACCTGATTTggaatccatcgttcttgatgtggAATAGCGACGATGCAAAGCTCAAGTGCTTCTCCTTCATTGCCCTCTGTATCACTAGCTCAATGAGACTGCCCCTCACGACACAATCCTATTACTGCTCGTTATTTGAGGTTATGTTATGCATTCGTTGGGCTAAAGGAAAACCTtgagcgctatttatagagtttttagCTATGCTCTCTCATCACGAGCCTAGCTCAACTTGGCCAACACAAGCCGGACTCATATTAAACTTATTAAGAATCTTTGTATCCTACCTTATTAGATCAATCCCGTAAAATAATACATTATAATCTCAATTAATGTAGCTcacatcaaaaaaatttatatgcgTCCGAGCTCTAGATCACGTGGTTCTAGTTTGAACTCCGTTTATGATGGCGACTTCCTGCTCGCGGTCTCCTCAGAAATTTTTCTGACTGGGCTTTGATTCCATCTTCACATTAAGTTAAAGTGCCCGTTGTTCGAGTAGACGCACCAAACGTCGCGAGCCTTCAATTATTAAAATCAATGGCtacccccaaccaaaaaaaaaaaaaagaatagggtTGATGCATATGATCTCAACCATCCATCTTGGAGGATGCGAGTCCTTTCTCAATCTTGAAACTATTTCGTGGTCTTCTTTTGCTCCACATTTTGGTCAACAATTACCTAATCTTTGTGTCCTTTTTAGCAAAGTCACCTGATTCGATCGGCCAAAGGTTATCTCATGAGAAGCATCCCTGAGGACAAACGAGTTGGACGCCCCACCCTCCGCGGTCGACATTACCGGGGCTTCCAATGTGCTAACTCGGTCGACGCTCGGACCTTCCTCATAAATGAAACGTCCTTGAGGACATCAATCACATCTGACTATGTTGTAAATCGAGTCAAATCCGACACCCTTGCCACGAGATCGAATGGATGGCTATATTTTGGGCACCCGCCAATTAAACGAATACTTCTTTTCTGTTGGGCATTTACGTAGCTGCCATATGTGACTGTTTGATGCAATAGTACGCGAAATCGTGCGTGGCTTAGAAGCGATTCACGTAACGTTCACATAATTGGACCGTACTATTCAAACCCCACTTCATATTGTTTTTAAGCCTACAATACAACAATATGATAAAGCCAATGGACCGAATTTAAATGCAATTTAATTTCGTTTGATTCATTTGGAGATACTAACATACCTCCAAATGCAACCTTCTTTTGTCCCCTACCCACCTGGCCCTCCCTACAATTTGATTCCTCTTATAAGTTTTCAAAGATCTCTCTTCATCTGTGTTTAGACCTAGCTGCCTTCACCCTCAGTGCTTAGCCAGatgaattcttcttcttcttcttcttcttcttcttcttcatcgtctaGGAAGCCGGACGTGACCTTGAGCCTCACCTTACCTTCCCATACCAATGTTGCCTTCAAGCCTGAAGAGAGAGGCTTGCTCCTCATCCAGCTCCTGCTGTCGTGCGCCAAGAACGCGTCATCGAGCAACCTCCACCGGGCCGACGCCTACCTCCAGAAGATATCGGAGCTCTCCTCCGTGACCGGCGACCCCATGCAGCGCCTCGCTGCCCGGTTCGCCTATGCCCTCACGGCCCGGGTCGTCAAGCGTTGGCCGGGCCTCTACAAGGCATTGAACCACGCCGAACCGGAGGGGCTGACAGCCGCACGGGCCCAGCCCATCCTCACGCCGGCCTTCCCGTGCCTCGCTTTCACGCACGCCATCGTATCCCGATCCTTGCTTCGGGTCCTGGCTGGGGAGCGGGCGGTTCACATTGTGGATCTGGGCTCCGGCGACCCGAAATTGTGGGTTCCCCTCCTCAGGGGCCTAAACCAAGGGCCAGATGGGCCTCCTCATTTGAGGCTGACTTGTGTGTCCGCTAAAAGAGACGTTTTGGACATTTTAGGTCACGCCCTCGTCAAAGAGGCTGAGACCATGGGCATGCCCTTTCAGTTCAACCCTGTGAATGTGTCTTTAAGAGAGCTGACAGAAGAAATGCTCAAACTGAGATTAGGGGAGACCGTGGCAATGGTGTCAATCTTGGGCCTCCATGCTCTTTTAGCCGAAGATGATAGAGTAGATGCGCACTTTGGCATGATCAAGAGCGATTCCGTCAAGGATTGCAAGCGAGTCAGCGAATTCCTAAGCATGGTCCGGTCGGCGTCGCCCAGGATCTTCTTCCTGGTCGAGCAAGAAGCCGACCACAACATGACCCGCCTGGTCGACCGGTTCGTTGAGGGCCTGCACTACTACAGCGCGGTGTTCGATTCGATAGATGCTGCCTTTGGAGGCAATTGCTCGGAAGAGCGGCTCGCCCTGGAGGAGATGTTCGGGAGGGAGATCGAGAACATCGTCTCGTGCGAGGGCttagagagggaggagaggcaTGAGAGGCTCGCGAGGTGGGCGGTGAGGCTCGGCCGAGCCGGGTTCAAGTCGGTCCGGCTGTGGTGGAACGCCATGGAGGATGCCAAAGTCATGGTCGAGGCCCATCTCCAGGACGGCTACAAAGTCACGACCGAGAGGGGTTGTACCATGATCTGTTGGCATGAACGACCGCTTCTGGCGGTGTCTGCATGGAGTTGTTAGGGCCCGACTCTATTTCTATAATTCTTTTTGTCCTGTTACTCTTGAAGTCGTGTGTAATTATGAGAATAGCTAGACGACCTGGTATTGGTCgtttatttgattttcaaacGGATTCCCTTTGTCTACTTGATCTGGAAATTGGTAGCCCCTAACGCCATTCCGCTTTCGATGGAGCTTAATCACATGAAGCCAAGCTAAAACGTGAGTCAAGGAGTAGGTGAACCAAAGTAGGCCAAAACAGACCAGCCGAGAAGCAACGCCATTTTCTTTGATGCCTCAGAATtatgaaaagaagaacaaaacattcaatccaagatccaattttttttcgttGGTTGAAGACCCTTTTGtcatttttgttgtttgctaTCCAATCTTCATTTGATGCATACCAAAACTCAAGAAGCAAAGAGCAAGAGAATTGACTATCTCCATTAGAAGACTCGTTGTTTTATTGTTAAACAACATCATAGTAGGAACTGAATCAGTGAAGTTACATCCACCAAGTGGAAGGAAAGCCCCAGGAAACAAGCCTACAATCGATACGTTATACTCTCCCAAGTAAAatcaaaagagaggaaaagaaggaaaaaaagtactGTAATGGTAATGGCTCTCTGGTATGAATTCTTAGATTGGAAAATTAAGGAGCTAATATATCCCTCAAAGTACGGTACTTCCTTATTTGGCCTTGCCGTTCGGCACCTTGGAGGCGGCTCCGGAAGGTGGGTTGAGCTCGTCCCAGGCCTCGATCCAAGTGACCATAGCATCAGCGAGCTTATCGAAGTAGGGGTCGACCTTGCTGAGCTTGTCCTTGACTTGCTTGGAGAGCTCGATGTAGCATTTCTGGACGGTGGTGCAGTCCTTGGGAAGAGTGGCGGCCTGGAAGAACGGGATGATCTCTTCCTGCCAGAAGATGCCTTTATACTCCTTCCTTAGGTTCACAAACGGGTTACTGGCTTTGCTGTGCCATATGTAGGGCAAACCGGTCTTCACTCCCAGTCCCAGATGATCACAGATGACCTGCGAAAGGTATGGTGGCATCGGGTTAACTCTGAATCGGCGAGGTGTTCTCCTCGTCCAAATGAGGACCATCACATAAAAAGTGCTGGTATTGAGCAGATACTATGGTAATTAGTGAAGGATTGTCAGGTCTGCGGCATTGTAAAATTCTATGGAAAGATCTCCAGGGAAGCAGTTAATCGGTGGAGAGCCTTCTAATGAGGATGTTATGAATTTTGACAGAGAAATATCGACATAGAGTGAGTACAAGTTAGTCAATTCAGCAACCTACTCAATACAGAGCAATAGGGGCTCATATTATGAGATCTGGCTGCGAGTTCGTTATGATAATCTTATGACAAGGTGCTCCACCCCATGGCCTGGGCAATTGTGCTTAACATCTGGTGCCGATCATAAGCATTGCATTGGGCCATCAAGCCTCAACAGTATATAACAGGATCAAGTCATATATTAAAGAATCCAACACTGATGGAGCAAAGAAAGGGAAGCTACCTTGACACACCAGCCAGCCCACATATCGTCGTAGCGCCCAATTGGCTGGCCATCGCCCATCAGTCCAAAGTACATTGCAGGGCCAATAAGCTCACGGTCGAATGCCAAATTCATGCCACACATAGGGAAAAGAGTGCCCTTTGGTATTGTCAAGACCGCATCAACATACCTAATGCAACATTCTCTTAGTTGTTATTACCAAAGATCCATCAAAAAGCTGGCGGAAGGACGAGAATATGGAGGGTTCATATACCTTTGGTTCCTTTCAAGAGGCTTCACGAGCTGTGTAGGCGCATCATAATCTGGGATGTTGAGCCAGAGGCCATGAGAAACCGCAGTCGGTACACCCTCGCGCAGACTGAAAGGGTATCCACGGACAAAATCTGCACCTTCCGTGTAAGGGTCATACAGCgtgttgaagaagaagggagtGGATGGACAGAGGAGGTTCTTGATATGCTGCTGGAGGGCATTGATCATTTTGCCTGATGGGTCTTTCGCGACCTGATATAACAAGCCAGAtcagaaaacacaaaaaaacaaaaaagaagaagttatcTTCACATTGAAAGAGTGAACTGCGGTTCAAACTCTAATGTCTACCGATACATAGAGGCTTTCTTACTCAATGCACAGATAGGTTCTTAATCAAGAATGCAAGAACATTACACCACTAAACCACTCCAGGGTTAACTAGATTGAGTTTGACGCCCGGACAAATAAAGCAGATAGGACCAAGCCTTCATAATGAATCCTGACTAAGACAATAATCAAAAGGCATCTTAGTTTGATCCTAAAGTCACAACTCAGAAGCAACAAGACTCCAAAGAGGTATAAAAAGGGGACAGACTCTTAAGCATTTGTCATCTTGCATTGGAATAGAACGAAGATATAATGTTCGAGCCGAAACAACTTATGGGATATTAAAGTCAAACTCCTGGTACAAGGTCGACTCCCCAAATCAGAGAATGGTGGCTTCCACAGGTCAGctctttaatttaattcatcatATGACAAGCAATGAGACTCCATAATCGAGAGGCAGCAACTGAATTTTCATGAGGAAAGTCGAGAGGGACGTGGCTCTGCTTTCAAAGGTCTGGGGAGAAAAGTTAGGGATCGTGttctgaaaagagaaaagatgcGGATCTCTAGTCTTGCATATCCAGCCAGAATGCCTAGACTGTGCAGAGTAATGACAATCCAGATCGATCAAGGGATCCCAGCCATCAGACGACATGGGGATTTTCCGGCTAGAACAGTCAAAGCTGGTGAAGATCAATTCGCTTGTCTTAAACAAGAGTGCACCAAGTAATGAATGGACTGCCACGCCAGATCAAGTACAGGGCTTCATCTCCATATGCGCAATGTGGCAGGCGAAGCCCAAACAATCACAAGACCGAGAAAGAATCGCATGAATGATGCAGCTAAACACAgtcgaagaaaaaggaaaacccaaCAACCACCCcaacccacaaaaaaaagagtaagggGAATTTCAGATTGGGAGGGCAGAGGAAAGAAGAGGGCCACTCACGAAGCAGTCGTCGTCGATGGTGTAGATGTACTTCTTCTTGGAGACCATGTAGCCGAAGCAGCGGCAGGCGGAGTCCTTGAAGGAGATGCAGGAGGCCTTGGGGCCCAAGATCTTGTTGATGTCGTTGCGGTTGTAGAGCTCGTAGTCGAAGCCGTCGGGGACCTTGATGGTCTTGGAAGGGTCGCCGTCCTGGACGATGATGAGGTGGTAGGGCTCGAAGAAGGGCCTCCACATCTCCAGGAAGTCGAGGTTCCTGATGGTGGGGATCACGATGTCCAGCTCGTCCTTGAGCAGCGGGGTGGGCTTCGCCGCGGCTGCTGAGTCCGCCATTGCTGCTCGAGCTCGAGATGCAGAGGATCGGTGGCGGAGGCAGAGGCAGAGGCAGGGACGGAAGGTGGTGGGGGCCCGTGAGggaatatgagagagagagagagaatgaatgaGCTCGCGCGCGGGGGATTTAAATGGGGAGGGGCGCAGAGATCGGCATGACTGGTGGCTTTCAACTGGTGAACGTGTCTGAAGTTTTGTGGGGAAGACGACTCGTTCAACTCCTAACCTTCGAAAAGCAGCCTCCCCCCTCTCTTTTTCCAACTTCtggcttttgccttttttctaCGCTTAATTTTGAAACCGAGCGACGGGCTCTTCGTGCCGCAAGTCGCGGGCCAACCCGTGACGATCccagagggggaaaaaaaaagcgttCGTGAATGATAAGTGGAATTGTCATTGGTTCGTGGTTAGATCTAGGACAACTCTTGTCTTATTGCAGGATAAATTCCACGTTCTTCAAAATTAAAGAGCGTCCGATACTTCTTGTATAATCCAAAATCACTAGTCTGAACTTCCATTTCTAGCGATATCTATGACTGGAACTTTTTGCTCTGTTAAAGTTTCGTATTCTTCACGTGTCCAAATATGAATTGTGGTTGTTGTTTGTAATAGCAAACGATGGTCAGAGAGGTAATGATTCACTATAATCGTTTGATTAAGAACACATATGGAACTTGGGTGGACCTTGGAACCTGTGACGGGATAGGTTTCAAAGTATGCATGGTAGATTTTTTACgttccaaaaattaaagaactgGTTCCATCGAGTAggttccaaatttcaaaaattgaagaaccggTTTCCACGGATGATTTCAGATTTTAAGTGGAATCTGAATCG
It encodes the following:
- the LOC115753432 gene encoding scarecrow-like protein 3, translating into MNSSSSSSSSSSSSSRKPDVTLSLTLPSHTNVAFKPEERGLLLIQLLLSCAKNASSSNLHRADAYLQKISELSSVTGDPMQRLAARFAYALTARVVKRWPGLYKALNHAEPEGLTAARAQPILTPAFPCLAFTHAIVSRSLLRVLAGERAVHIVDLGSGDPKLWVPLLRGLNQGPDGPPHLRLTCVSAKRDVLDILGHALVKEAETMGMPFQFNPVNVSLRELTEEMLKLRLGETVAMVSILGLHALLAEDDRVDAHFGMIKSDSVKDCKRVSEFLSMVRSASPRIFFLVEQEADHNMTRLVDRFVEGLHYYSAVFDSIDAAFGGNCSEERLALEEMFGREIENIVSCEGLEREERHERLARWAVRLGRAGFKSVRLWWNAMEDAKVMVEAHLQDGYKVTTERGCTMICWHERPLLAVSAWSC
- the LOC115753406 gene encoding probable UDP-arabinopyranose mutase 2 — encoded protein: MADSAAAAKPTPLLKDELDIVIPTIRNLDFLEMWRPFFEPYHLIIVQDGDPSKTIKVPDGFDYELYNRNDINKILGPKASCISFKDSACRCFGYMVSKKKYIYTIDDDCFVAKDPSGKMINALQQHIKNLLCPSTPFFFNTLYDPYTEGADFVRGYPFSLREGVPTAVSHGLWLNIPDYDAPTQLVKPLERNQRYVDAVLTIPKGTLFPMCGMNLAFDRELIGPAMYFGLMGDGQPIGRYDDMWAGWCVKVICDHLGLGVKTGLPYIWHSKASNPFVNLRKEYKGIFWQEEIIPFFQAATLPKDCTTVQKCYIELSKQVKDKLSKVDPYFDKLADAMVTWIEAWDELNPPSGAASKVPNGKAK